The Parus major isolate Abel chromosome 8, Parus_major1.1, whole genome shotgun sequence nucleotide sequence tattttagtatttaataGTTTCCATCTGTGTTCTCCAGCTGTGACAGAGTTACACATAGTGTATATCTAATTTTTACTTGTTAATGAGCACTGGTTCTGAAATCCTAGTAATAGGTGAGataattcactttattttttagggttttttctgtAGAATTGAAGGACTACAAACCACGTAGTTTAGATGAACGGAAAGGTTATAGAATCATAGTGTGCCCCCTGTCCCATGTTTTTATCCTGCAGTCTGCTTCAGAAGGGTGCTGGTACAGAATGAGTATGATCAGGCTTTGACCTATGGATGCATTTCTATTTccaaaaaagcagcttttaaccattgttttgctttgctttgatttcagCCTGAGGAAAACATAGGCCATGTCCATTATGATGCTGAGATCATTCTTACAAGACAGACATATTTGGAGATCCTCAGGTTTGTTAATGAAGAAGCCTGGCAGCCAGGTGCCCTGGATGAGGCACTGAGTGATATTTTGATCAATTTTAAACACCATGATGATCAAGCTTGGCAGTGGAGATTTGAAGATGCCTTTGGAATTGATCtatataatttgtttttggTAAGAGAATAAAGACTGATTATTGGTTTTAATTGCTGTTTACTTCAGTTTCTCTGTGCTAGTCAATTAATAGTACCATCTTAACTCTATAGATAAAGCAGATCTTTCCATCATACTTTCAGTGAgtcccttttctttttgtggttgCTAAAGGATGTTACTTGCTTTAAGATGGAATTggttttttattcctgtaaGTCATCTGTTCTTATTCCTCATTTATTCCTCATGGTCATCTGTAgctttggtttggggttttatggtgtgcttgtttttttcttttatatccATGCTGCCAGACTCATTACACTCTAGCGCTTAATTACTACTAGAACTGACACCTCATGCATTATGGCTCTTCCAGGTTTGTCTCTTGTTCATGTAGTTGTTGAAGCTGTTGGCTTCTCCGagaattcaaatatatttttattgagaCAAGTATATATTTGAACTCCTATAGGTCAGAGCCTTTTTCAAATTTTGTGGAACAAATTGTGTAGTGTTGGAGAGGAGAGCGTGACTATGGGAATTGTAAAGTGCTAAGATGAGGCTCTCTAATAATCTGAAGTTTTCTGAATAAATCTTTGCAGTTCAGAAGATGCCAGTGTTTTATACTGACTTGGTCTTGTAAGTAGCCTGTCTAGATTTGAGGGGTCCCTAGAAGCCAGATGACAAAAGCAGGCTGTCAGTAACCTCTGATAGGTGGAAAACCATTGTGTAATGTTTCTCTGAAGTCTTGCTGCTGGTACCCAAACTGTAACTTTGTCTCTTTACCAAAGTGCAGGAGTTGGCAGCAGTTGTTCTGTGCTTCATAGCAGGCACAAACTGCTCAAGCACTGACTGACTGACACTAATTGGATAATTTAGAAGTGTGGTTGCTAATGTAACAAACATCCTAAGGAAGAAATAACTAAATATTGCAAGAAACAAATGAGCAACTGCAATGTAAGGCTGTTTACAAGAAGAAATGTTAGTACTGCCACAAAACTGTTTTGCCTTGTGCTGCTCAGATGGGCTGTGGAAGCAATGAAAAGCTTCTCAGCTATTCTGTGTAAATGACATTAGTAAAAACAAAAGTTGGAAGCTTCTTCATGTGTACTGTCAGTAAGCTTGGAAAGTTCCAAATGTGGatcataattttttcctcttttgttttttttttcagctactCTTGTGCTTAGTGTGCATTGTAATTGTAATAGCTACAGAACTCTGGACATGTGTTCTTTGGTTTGTTCAGCTAAAACGTGTTTTATTAATAagttttttcatcagttttgcATGGAATTGGCTTTACTTGTATAAGGTAAGTTCTGTCATCTTAATGGCTTTCTGGCTTAGAACTTTACAGTTATGAGGGATTTGTTTAGTTCCTTTGGTTAGTTTACATACAGCTTTTAATtaactgcaaaataaagaaagggataaacattttcttttgcatgttGATGGGTGTGTTAGGTGTAAAGATCAAAAGAAACCCTGACAACCTTACCTTGCTGCTGAGGTGCACAAAATTCATAGAGCACTAGAACTCTGATTTCACTAGGTGGGCAAGGCAGATGTGACCTCTGACtagagcagctttgcagaaaagttatacaaaaatatattctgagtttttttcttaagattGCCTGGTAGAAACTGTTTGATGTGATAGACCAGATAAATGCCTCATTAATGATAATTAAGTGGCTGATGTTACAATAGGATCATATTAATTGGGGAGGAATTTAAACTAACAGATCAAAGCCCAGCCACAAAATCTGCCCTCACATCTTGTCAATCAGGATTGAACTGCAGCTTGTCAGACACAGGAATAGCAGATGGCTGGAGAGTGGAGGCTCTGGCGTGTGGGTGGCATGCCATGCAGATGGCTTGGGTTGAGGCAGTGAAGACTGTCAGTTTTACAACAGGTGATTTGACTGAATTACTTTTTCAAACTGTAAGGAAAAACTATAATAAATGTAAGTATTTCTTATGGGaattatttgaaagcaaaagaggGTGTTTTAATTAGTAATTGTATGACAGCTGTCTCTCTATTCCAGTAACATTTTAAGGAATGTTTCATCAGTTTACTTTTGCCTTGAACTCGTATCTTTGAATATTGGAGTCTGGTCCTTTGGCAATTCAAACTCCTTTTGGAGAATAACTTGGAGGTAGCCAAGTTATCTCAGGAGTTTTGTCCATTCCTAGGAAGTTCTTAGAATTTAACTCCATTAAATTGTTTAGGTAGTAAACTTCATTAAATACATATTACATGGGGAATTGTCATTACAAGGGGACAGTGGGGAAGTTGTCATTTATGTGGGGAACATAACAGCCTCAAGGCTGCTGAGAGCAAGAATGGCTAGCTGAGGAGCAGtgtgcctggctgcagccaccGCAGTCCGTGTTTCCCCcttgctgtccctgcagctggccTTCGCTCAGCACCAGGCAGAGATCGCCAAGATGGGCCAGTTCGACAACGTCTGTGCGGAGAAGCTGGACTGGCGGGGAAGTCTCATTGGTGAGTTCTTACCTCGGTACTTTGCAGTAGTAGTTAAGATCACAAAATACTGATTGATAGCACCCCAGGATACTCAGATTTCTTCAAAAGACAGGGAATTTTCTTCAATACATGATTATGTGGTTTTACCCTTTTTCCATCCCATAAGACTTTGTTTTCTAGGCCTTGGGAGGAGAGCTGATCACAGCACTGTACTTGGGTTATGTCATGGTGTTACTACTTGTAACTTATCTGTGTTTCCCCAGCCACTGTCCCCAGTAACATTCAGTGCCCTTTGCTAAAGACAGGCAGGCAGAGTTCAggacaaggattttttttttttcatgtgtcagGCCTGTGAGCACAGTGGATTTCAGGAATTGGATCTGTAATTGTTTATTCAGGTGTTACCATTTTACAGAGACAGCTGATTTTTTATTAGCTGTTGTTTCTATCCAGTGCTATAGCAGGTAGATGAAAGGTGGCAGTTCTTAAAGAGTGCTTGTTACGGTCTTCCTTGTGTAATTTCTTGACTCTCTGGTTTTGATACATGTCAATGATTTATGTTCTGACTGCAGTAAAACCAAACTACAGAAACATTGGTATCATCAATCACTTGTTTATCATGTAAAAGTTCACTTAAGAAGTAAGACTCCCTGCTTATAATTAAAACAGACCTTCAGTCTAGCAAGCAGATGATTTCAATCTCCCTGCAGACTGGCAGATGAGCAATAACATGGAATGACACTGTCAGTAATAGCTGTGAACACAATATGCAAGTTCATGGTTTCCACAGATGAGACTTTTTCCTCTGAGGCTTCTGGGGACTGATCTCACCTAAAGAGCTTTCTTGATTATGCATGGGAAAACTTCAggttctctttcttttcagccTTCCCCCCTCTTCCTGCATCCCCTTGACTGGATAAGCTATACTGCCAAACCAATCTCAGAtgtgtaaaaataaatctcagttCTGAACTATATATCTGGAAGAGTTCTCTTCCATCTGTAACTGAAATGCTTCTTTCTGTATTGCTGTTgtcacaaaatacatttttaagtaGTAGTAAAAATATGCCTCTGCTTTGATTTCAGAATGGCTTAGAAGTACATGGACGTTTCAGGATGATCCCTGTCAGAAGTATTATGAAACTCTGCTTGTAAATCCTATTTTGCTGGTTCCACCAACAAAGGTATGTACCGAGCCCAAAGGGACTCCTTATGGTTGTTGTTTGTGTGACAACActggttttctgtttatttttctaggCCTTGGCAATAACTTTCACCAACTTTGTAACTGAACCTTTGAAGCATGTAGGACAAGGTATTGGTGAATTCATCAAGGCACTTATGAAGGAGATACCGTTAATTCTGCAGGTTCCAGTGCTCATTATGATGGCTCTGGGTGTCCTGGTTTGTATACATTCATCTTACATTTAAAagctcagttttattttttaaatagtcaaCTGCTTGAAATCTTAGACCCTCTAACAGTTTATGGCATCTTAGTTCTCATTTCTTCTTCGAGTCATTACATTTTGATGCATAGTTAGCCTTTAACACAAAAGCATTTAGAGCCTTAAACATCTTTAATGTAGCACCAACAATGAACTGCATGAGCCTGGCAGTTCCAGCGTGGTCAGACTGCAGAAAGCTTGAGCTGGAGCCATTCTCTTCACCTGAGCTTTTCCTTCAGGGTCTTTCAGATGTATGACAAGAAATCTGTGTAGAAACTATAGGCTGCagatgtttggggttttgctcagtttgggtttttttcctctcccccagGCTTTTTGCTATGGTGCAGGATCATCGGTGTCTGCATTTAGACACTTAACGTCTTCTCAGAAGAAAAGTCTTCCTCTGCCTGCCAGTGAGCAGGAGCAAATAGCCTTTGGGCAGTACGATGGGAGGACAGCAGATGAGTATTATGTGCAGAAGCATCTGTATATCCCCAGAGGCCACCAGGACAGAGGGGACGCCTCCACACGGCCTCTCCCCGTGGTGAGAGCGGGaagtggcagcaggagcccgGACACGGCGCATGCCAGCGACGAGCCGGATGCACAGGTAACCACAGTCCCACAGGGACCAGAGCCTGATGTGTCTCCTGGTGCTCTGGGAGCTGGCATTAAACTGAGCAGATTGCAATGGCACCTGCTAGAACACATTTAAACAACACATGTTACCCAGATCTGGGGGAGAGCTGCTGAGGAAGTACACGTTCCCCTATAGAACAGTTGGATAGAGGTGTCCTGGATGTGTTCCTTCTGGAAAAATGTCTTGCAATGGCTAACTGTGGCAGGAAACTACTGAATTAAAACTCTATATAAAGAAACTTCAGTTTTGAGAGATCAGTGTGTATGTCAGCCTGGGCAGTCATGATAACCCACAGAAGAAatgtggaggaaaaaagcagtgcTGACTTCCTTGCAAActacagaaaattcaaaatttataCTCTTGTATTAGTCTTATTTACA carries:
- the CLCC1 gene encoding chloride channel CLIC-like protein 1 isoform X4; this encodes MLTGSCKVQEDEWIDPTDMLNYDAASGTMRRPYKVEKERPNYPDSEEKAGDTVNTEIFRCSGVIDSLQHKIAECEKRNAKSHESRSFYIFKRYLNKILNEAGKLGLPEENIGHVHYDAEIILTRQTYLEILRFVNEEAWQPGALDEALSDILINFKHHDDQAWQWRFEDAFGIDLYNLFLLLLCLVCIVIVIATELWTCVLWFVQLKRVLLISFFISFAWNWLYLYKLAFAQHQAEIAKMGQFDNVCAEKLDWRGSLIEWLRSTWTFQDDPCQKYYETLLVNPILLVPPTKALAITFTNFVTEPLKHVGQGIGEFIKALMKEIPLILQVPVLIMMALGVLAFCYGAGSSVSAFRHLTSSQKKSLPLPASEQEQIAFGQYDGRTADEYYVQKHLYIPRGHQDRGDASTRPLPVVRAGSGSRSPDTAHASDEPDAQNRLYTESEVHRLETLKAENVTEEAALEQQKQETGKAEGETGENCDPNKNLEGKSSAVEPCEKKKKSVLHDSQERD
- the CLCC1 gene encoding chloride channel CLIC-like protein 1 isoform X6 yields the protein MPVGMLFPLVLCAVMLTGSCKVQEDEWIDPTDMLNYDAASGTMRRPYKVEKERPNYPDSEEKAGDTVNTEIFRCSGVIDSLQHKIAECEKRNAKSHESRSFYIFKRYLNKILNEAGKLGLPEENIGHVHYDAEIILTRQTYLEILRFVNEEAWQPGALDEALSDILINFKHHDDQAWQWRFEDAFGIDLYNLFLLLLCLVCIVIVIATELWTCVLWFVQLKRVLLISFFISFAWNWLYLYKLAFAQHQAEIAKMGQFDNVCAEKLDWRGSLIEWLRSTWTFQDDPCQKYYETLLVNPILLVPPTKALAITFTNFVTEPLKHVGQGIGEFIKALMKEIPLILQVPVLIMMALGVLAFCYGAGSSVSAFRHLTSSQKKSLPLPASEQEQIAFGQYDGRTADEYYVQKHLYIPRGHQDRGDASTRPLPVVRAGSGSRSPDTAHASDEPDAQVVY
- the CLCC1 gene encoding chloride channel CLIC-like protein 1 isoform X3, whose amino-acid sequence is MPVGMLFPLVLCAVMLTGSCKVQEDEWIDPTDMLNYDAASGTMRRPYKPNYPDSEEKAGDTVNTEIFRCSGVIDSLQHKIAECEKRNAKSHESRSFYIFKRYLNKILNEAGKLGLPEENIGHVHYDAEIILTRQTYLEILRFVNEEAWQPGALDEALSDILINFKHHDDQAWQWRFEDAFGIDLYNLFLLLLCLVCIVIVIATELWTCVLWFVQLKRVLLISFFISFAWNWLYLYKLAFAQHQAEIAKMGQFDNVCAEKLDWRGSLIEWLRSTWTFQDDPCQKYYETLLVNPILLVPPTKALAITFTNFVTEPLKHVGQGIGEFIKALMKEIPLILQVPVLIMMALGVLAFCYGAGSSVSAFRHLTSSQKKSLPLPASEQEQIAFGQYDGRTADEYYVQKHLYIPRGHQDRGDASTRPLPVVRAGSGSRSPDTAHASDEPDAQNRLYTESEVHRLETLKAENVTEEAALEQQKQETGKAEGETGENCDPNKNLEGKSSAVEPCEKKKKSVLHDSQERD
- the CLCC1 gene encoding chloride channel CLIC-like protein 1 isoform X1, coding for MPVGMLFPLVLCAVMLTGSCKVQEDEWIDPTDMLNYDAASGTMRRPYKVEKERPNYPDSEEKAGDTVNTEIFRCSGVIDSLQHKIAECEKRNAKSHESRSFYIFKRYLNKILNEAGKLGLPEENIGHVHYDAEIILTRQTYLEILRFVNEEAWQPGALDEALSDILINFKHHDDQAWQWRFEDAFGIDLYNLFLLLLCLVCIVIVIATELWTCVLWFVQLKRVLLISFFISFAWNWLYLYKLAFAQHQAEIAKMGQFDNVCAEKLDWRGSLIEWLRSTWTFQDDPCQKYYETLLVNPILLVPPTKALAITFTNFVTEPLKHVGQGIGEFIKALMKEIPLILQVPVLIMMALGVLAFCYGAGSSVSAFRHLTSSQKKSLPLPASEQEQIAFGQYDGRTADEYYVQKHLYIPRGHQDRGDASTRPLPVVRAGSGSRSPDTAHASDEPDAQNRLYTESEVHRLETLKAENVTEEAALEQQKQETGKAEGETGENCDPNKNLEGKSSAVEPCEKKKKSVLHDSQERD
- the CLCC1 gene encoding chloride channel CLIC-like protein 1 isoform X2, which encodes MLFPLVLCAVMLTGSCKVQEDEWIDPTDMLNYDAASGTMRRPYKVEKERPNYPDSEEKAGDTVNTEIFRCSGVIDSLQHKIAECEKRNAKSHESRSFYIFKRYLNKILNEAGKLGLPEENIGHVHYDAEIILTRQTYLEILRFVNEEAWQPGALDEALSDILINFKHHDDQAWQWRFEDAFGIDLYNLFLLLLCLVCIVIVIATELWTCVLWFVQLKRVLLISFFISFAWNWLYLYKLAFAQHQAEIAKMGQFDNVCAEKLDWRGSLIEWLRSTWTFQDDPCQKYYETLLVNPILLVPPTKALAITFTNFVTEPLKHVGQGIGEFIKALMKEIPLILQVPVLIMMALGVLAFCYGAGSSVSAFRHLTSSQKKSLPLPASEQEQIAFGQYDGRTADEYYVQKHLYIPRGHQDRGDASTRPLPVVRAGSGSRSPDTAHASDEPDAQNRLYTESEVHRLETLKAENVTEEAALEQQKQETGKAEGETGENCDPNKNLEGKSSAVEPCEKKKKSVLHDSQERD
- the CLCC1 gene encoding chloride channel CLIC-like protein 1 isoform X5 produces the protein MPVGMLFPLVLCAVMLTGSCKVQEDEWIDPTDMLNYDAASGTMRRPYKPEENIGHVHYDAEIILTRQTYLEILRFVNEEAWQPGALDEALSDILINFKHHDDQAWQWRFEDAFGIDLYNLFLLLLCLVCIVIVIATELWTCVLWFVQLKRVLLISFFISFAWNWLYLYKLAFAQHQAEIAKMGQFDNVCAEKLDWRGSLIEWLRSTWTFQDDPCQKYYETLLVNPILLVPPTKALAITFTNFVTEPLKHVGQGIGEFIKALMKEIPLILQVPVLIMMALGVLAFCYGAGSSVSAFRHLTSSQKKSLPLPASEQEQIAFGQYDGRTADEYYVQKHLYIPRGHQDRGDASTRPLPVVRAGSGSRSPDTAHASDEPDAQNRLYTESEVHRLETLKAENVTEEAALEQQKQETGKAEGETGENCDPNKNLEGKSSAVEPCEKKKKSVLHDSQERD